The proteins below come from a single Malus sylvestris chromosome 3, drMalSylv7.2, whole genome shotgun sequence genomic window:
- the LOC126614366 gene encoding uncharacterized protein LOC126614366, whose product MDELTGHIQDDIPWCMLFADDIVLIDETQEGVNAKLNLWREVLESKGLRLSQSKTEYMECKFSANGGQNELGVRIGDQEIPKSDRFRYLGSILQKNGELDRDLNHRIQAGWMKWKSASDMLCDRRMPLKLKGKFYRTAIRPAMLYGTECWAVKHQHVHKMGVAEMRMLRWMCGHTRKDKIRNEDIRGKIGVTEIEGKMRENRLRWFGHVQRRPTDAPIRRCDYGTEVQGRRGRGRPRKTLEEALRKYLEYLDLTEQMTQNRAQWRSRIHIADLT is encoded by the exons atggatgagttaacaggacatattcaagatgatattccttggtgtatgcttttcgcagacgatatagtgttgatagatgaaactcaggaaggggtaaatgcaaagcttaacctttggagagaagtgttggaatctaaaggtcttcgcctaagccaatcaaagacagaatatatggagtgcaagttcagtgcaaatggaggccaaaacgagttaggggtgaggatcggagatcaagaaataccaaagagcgaccgttttcgttacctaggatctatcttgcaaaagaacggagaattagatagagatctcaaccatagaatacaagctggatggatgaagtggaagagtgcatccgacatgttgtgtgaccgccgtatgccactgaagctcaagggaaaattttataggacggcaataaggccggcgatgctgtatggcacagaatgttgggcggtgaagcatcaacacgtacacaaaatgggtgtagcggagatgaggatgcttcgttggatgtgtgggcacacgagaaaggataagattaggaatgaggatatccggggtaaaatAGGAGtaaccgaaattgaaggaaagatgagagaaaatcggttacggtggtttggacatgtgcaaagaaggcctactgacgctccgattagaagatgcgactatgggacagag gttcagggccgaaggggtagaggaagacctaggaaaactttggaagaggcactaagaaaatacttagagtacttggatctaacggagcaaatgacacaaaaccgagcgcaatggcgttctaggattcatatagccgacctcacttag
- the LOC126614358 gene encoding transcription factor TCP4-like, with product MGDSHHHHLNNHQATTSSRLGIRPPSSGGGVSTDIVEVVRGSHIVRATGRKDRHSKVCTAKGPRDRRVRLAAHTAIQFYDVQDRLGYDRPSKAVDWLIKKAKAAIDELEELPSWNPHSISTTAAVPAMETQNPSATGIHCFAAVDAIGSANRRTMVGSGVSEQQFAQNPNSNSTFLPPSLDSDAIADTIKSFFPMGASAAAAAAESPSSTIQFHQNYPPDLLSKTSSQSQDLRLSLQSFQDPILLHHHDAQNQHHHAQTHQNEQTLFSGSQNQLGFDGSPGSWAEHHHNQQQQEMNRFQRMVAWDSGGNGGPSSAGGFIFNSLLPTQQGSTSPLQQQQPSLFGQSQFFSQRGPLQSSNSPSVRAWMVDQQNQQSISHDHHHQISQSIHHQQSISGMGFASGGGFSGFHIPARIHGEEEHDGTSDKPSSASSNSRH from the coding sequence ATGGGAGattcccaccaccaccacctcaacAACCACCAAGCAACCACGTCGTCTCGCCTGGGGATAAGGCCGCCGTCATCCGGCGGAGGAGTCAGCACCGACATCGTGGAGGTGGTACGAGGCAGCCACATTGTCCGGGCGACGGGCCGGAAAGACAGGCACAGCAAGGTTTGCACGGCAAAAGGCCCGAGGGACCGCCGCGTCCGGCTCGCCGCTCACACCGCCATTCAGTTCTACGACGTCCAGGACCGGCTTGGGTATGACCGACCCAGCAAGGCCGTCGATTGGCTAATCAAGAAGGCCAAGGCCGCCATAGACGAGctcgaggagcttccctcatgGAACCCACATTCCATTTCGACCACCGCGGCTGTTCCAGCCATGGAGACCCAGAACCCGTCCGCCACCGGCATCCACTGCTTCGCAGCAGTGGACGCAATTGGGTCTGCTAATCGAAGAACAATGGTGGGGAGTGGAGTTTCGGAGCAGCAATTTGCTCAGAACCCAAATAGCAACTCGACTTTCCTCCCACCGTCGCTCGACTCGGACGCCATTGCAGACACCATCAAGTCCTTTTTCCCAATGGGTGCTTCCGCCGCCGCAGCTGCCGCCGAGTCTCCATCGTCGACGATACAGTTCCATCAGAACTACCCACCTGATTTGCTCTCTAAAACCAGCAGCCAGAGCCAAGATCTGCGCCTCTCCCTGCAGTCCTTCCAAGACCCAATTCTCCTCCACCACCACGACGCCCAAAATCAGCACCACCACGCTCAGACCCATCAAAACGAGCAAACCCTTTTCTCCGGATCCCAAAACCAGCTCGGGTTTGATGGGTCCCCCGGCTCGTGGGCAGAGCATCACCACAACCAACAACAGCAAGAGATGAACAGATTCCAGAGAATGGTGGCTTGGGACAGCGGTGGTAACGGCGGACCATCGTCGGCAGGCGGGTTTATATTCAATTCGCTGCTACCAACACAGCAGGGTAGTACTAGTCCTTTGCAACAGCAGCAGCCGTCGTTGTTCGGCCAAAGTCAGTTCTTTTCTCAGAGGGGACCCCTTCAGTCCAGTAACTCGCCGTCAGTTCGTGCTTGGATGGTGGACCAGCAAAACCAACAATCCATTTCTCACGACCATCATCATCAAATCTCGCAATCCATTCATCACCAACAGTCCATTTCCGGCATGGGATTCGCCTCCGGAGGCGGATTCTCCGGGTTCCACATCCCGGCACGAATTCACGGCGAGGAGGAGCACGACGGTACTTCCGACAAGCCGTCCTCTGCTTCCTCCAATTCTCGCCATTGA